One genomic region from Amaranthus tricolor cultivar Red isolate AtriRed21 chromosome 12, ASM2621246v1, whole genome shotgun sequence encodes:
- the LOC130828239 gene encoding uncharacterized protein LOC130828239, whose amino-acid sequence MPLGIILGLGRAMRRKRTSSLDILSSKRAPRNYYKGKNCKPTGFHTRKGGYVVVQEKLPNYIVPDLTDFKLKPYVSQCPLHATTENAAPSK is encoded by the exons ATGCCACTGGGGATAATACTTGGGCTTGGAAGGGCAATGCGCAGGAAGCGTACATCATCACTTGATATCCTTTCTTCAAAACGAGCCCCTAGAAATTATTACAAAGGAAAGAATTGCAAACCTACTGGATTTCATACTCGCAAAG GTGGCTATGTTGTGGTGCAGGAAAAGCTACCTAACTATATCGTTCCTGATCTTACTGATTTCAAG CTCAAGCCGTACGTTTCTCAGTGTCCACTGCATGCCACAACTGAGAATGCTGCTCCATCAAAATAG
- the LOC130828240 gene encoding protein tesmin/TSO1-like CXC 4 → MDTPDKIAQLTPSSSSFVSKYEDSPVFNYISTLSPIKSFSLGNSTQSFPLLGFSSPHALETPPPYPREPKIPRASHAIEAPKNDSFPKVCEAKAAEMSVEIELTDLHTAEMDKVEREANVSPTDSTSNMISEIPRALKYECDPPENNDAHRDAVKPRYALSVAGKELFPVKIMQGNPKEADGSFENEMRVQASQMEQNKEACEGREFVCETSDMLHSHSTAKESYHDQMDAFVAAVLQPPNDHINDTQKLDSACPVVDNHVLEEVPAGSIRAQPAEEVMQCLKTEMDDKPCSQQQQTTRRRCLVYEVSGSRYRKLVADSPSNSPTKQGVSSVISSDKCVMSSRSGGYKFSSALPSIGLHLNALAALSKDKIIVKSQTLTCRRQLIRSPHTISSSDSVISDARLPTVKLEPEIVERESDEQNGVQVSENGPENSIFGDGVELPQCSPKKKRRKSENIGEPESCKRCNCKRSKCLKLYCECFAAGLYCVEPCNCQDCFNKPIHEDTVLETRRQIESRNPLAFAPKVILCGDTPKTVDEVNKTPASARHKRGCNCKKSGCLKKYCECFQGGVGCSLSCRCEGCKNTFGHKEGTESMVFRETKFLHRNASDVSLHDDVHRAENENDDQATQPLKNARQPVRRPFHLSRTPHHILTHTDGPFLQSSAPLITNQSNETAFEAEDDDALESEALKGDYSLPTTSVKSASPNCKRISPPHSGFNTSPGWRSCRKLILRSIPSLTFTPEKENMELPGKLQ, encoded by the exons ATGGATACTCCTGATAAAATTGCTCAACTTACTCCTTCCTCATCTTCATTTGTTTCCAAATATGAG GATTCTCCAGTGTTTAATTACATAAGCACTTTGTCACCTATCAAATCATTTAGCTTGGGGAACAGCACACAGTCATTTCCCCTTCTGGGGTTTTCTTCTCCTCATGCCTTGGAAACTCCTCCGCCTTATCCAAGGGAACCTAAGATCCCAAG GGCAAGTCATGCTATCGAGGCACCAAAAAATGACAGCTTTCCAAAAGTTTGTGAAGCTAAAGCGGCAGAGATGTCAGTTGAAATAGAACTAACTGATCTGCATACTGCCGAGATGGATAAAGTTGAACGGGAGGCGAATGTCAGCCCGACTGATTCAACCTCAAATATGATTTCTGAGATCCCAAGAGCTTTGAAATATGAATGTGATCCCCCCGAGAATAATGATGCCCATCGTGATGCTGTGAAGCCCCGTTATGCTCTTAGTGTTGCCGGAAAAGAATTGTTTCCTGTAAAGATCATGCAAGGTAATCCTAAAGAAGCGGACGGTTCATTTGAAAATGAAATGAGAGTGCAGGCGAGTCAAATGGAGCAAAATAAGGAAGCGTGCGAGGGGAGGGAATTTGTGTGTGAAACTTCTGATATGTTACACTCTCATTCAACTGCCAAAGAAAGTTACCATGATCAGATGGATGCTTTTGTCGCAGCGGTCTTGCAGCCTCCTAATGATCATATTAATGACACCCAGAAACTGGATTCTGCTTGTCCAGTTGTAGATAACCATGTCCTGGAAGAAGTGCCTGCTGGCAGCATTCGTGCTCAACCGGCCGAGGAAGTTATGCAGTGTTTGAAGACTGAAATGGATGATAAG CCTTGTTCTCAGCAGCAGCAGACGACAAGAAGACGTTGTCTAGTTTATGAGGTGTCTGGGTCTCGTTACCGGAAACTGGTTGCTGATTCACCGAGCAATTCTCCAACTAAACAAGGTGTTAGTTCTGTGATCTCATCTGATAAGTGTGTGATGTCCAGCAGATCTGGTGGCTACAAATTTTCATCAGCACTCCCTAGTATCGGTTTGCACTTGAATGCTTTAGCAGCTCTTTCTAAAGACAAAATAATTGTTAAGAGTCAGACTTTGACTTGTAGAAGGCAGCTAATAAGATCACCACACACCATATCCTCGTCTGATTCTGTCATTTCTGATGCAAGACTTCCTACCGTGAAATTAGAGCCAGAAATTGTTGAAAGAGAATCCGATGAACAGAATGGAGTTCAGGTGTCTGAAAATGGGCCTGAGAACTCTATATTTGGGGATGGTGTTGAGCTTCCTCAGTGTTCTCCCAAGAAGAAAAG GCGGAAGTCAGAAAACATAGGAGAGCCTGAATCTTGCAAGCGATGTAACTGCAAGAGGTCAAAATGCTTAAAGCT TTACTGTGAGTGTTTTGCGGCTGGTCTGTACTGCGTTGAGCCCTGTAATTGTCAGGACTGCTTCAACAAGCCAATTCACGAGGATACCGTACTTGAAACTCGTCGACAAATAGAGTCCCGCAATCCGCTTGCATTTGCTCCTAAAGTAATTTTATGTGGTGACACTCCTAAAACCGTG GATGAGGTGAATAAAACTCCAGCTTCAGCCAGACATAAAAGAGGATGCAACTGTAAGAAATCTGGTTGCCTGAAGAAATATTGCGAATGCTTTCAG GGCGGTGTCGGATGTTCTCTGAGCTGCAGATGTGAAGGATGTAAAAACACCTTTGGTCACAAGGAAG GAACTGAAAGTATGGTATTTCGAGAAACAAAATTCCTTCACAGGAACGCATCAGATGTCAGTTTACACGACGATGTTCATAGAGCAGAAAACGAGAATGACGATCAAGCAACACAGCCTTTGAAGAATGCAAG GCAACCCGTTAGGAGGCCTTTTCACTTAAGCAGAACGCCCCATCATATTCTTACACATACCGATGGACCTTTCCTTCAATCAAGCGCGCCCCTTATAACCAACCAATCCAATGAGACAGCTTTTGAGGCAGAAGACGATGATGCCCTTGAGTCGGAGGCATTGAAGGGCGATTACTCACTTCCTACTACTTCCGTTAAGTCTGCATCTCCTAACTGTAAAAGAATTTCACCTCCTCATAGCGGCTTTAATACATCTCCCGGTTGGAGGAGTTGTAGGAAGTTGATTCTGCGATCAATCCCGTCATTAACATTTACTCCGGAGAAAGAAAACATGGAGTTGCCAGGAAAGCTtcaatga